A portion of the Sphingobacterium spiritivorum genome contains these proteins:
- a CDS encoding FecR family protein, with product MKADKKISRILTKYLRRQESVEERKTLYKWYDELDHVHTDVDPKSSQKRTKAKLLKEINPSYTIRPLWYKMGAVAALLLIGYFGYMYYNAWNSFTPMDAQEIAAIVPGENKATITLADGKIIDLNELDQNQSLTNGSRLFIMDSSGQVTYVNKTPSSNPGKLNTLKTPKAGQYSIVLSDGTKVFLNAESSLTYPETFGSTDRIVTLQGEGYFEVTKDPNHRKFIVKTTKQTTEVLGTKFNINAYEDEPFVKTTLAEGSVRVNPTNKNISPITLKPDEQTVLQANMIRSQEVDASYAIGWTQGQFCFDGTNSEEVLRQIARWYDVEIEYANKNAITYSGKIPKNLSLDKLIKLLEFADINVQAVTNAQNKRKLIIN from the coding sequence ATGAAAGCAGACAAGAAGATCAGTCGTATTCTAACTAAATATTTGCGCAGGCAAGAGAGCGTTGAGGAACGCAAAACATTGTACAAATGGTATGATGAGCTCGATCATGTGCATACAGATGTCGACCCAAAGTCTTCTCAGAAACGTACAAAAGCAAAACTTCTGAAAGAAATTAATCCATCATATACCATCAGACCGCTATGGTATAAAATGGGAGCAGTAGCTGCTTTATTGCTGATCGGGTATTTTGGTTATATGTATTATAATGCCTGGAACAGTTTCACTCCTATGGATGCGCAGGAAATCGCGGCTATAGTTCCCGGAGAAAATAAAGCTACTATAACTCTGGCGGATGGTAAAATAATAGATCTGAATGAGTTGGATCAAAACCAATCGCTCACAAATGGTAGCAGACTGTTTATCATGGATTCTTCCGGTCAGGTTACATATGTCAATAAAACACCCTCTTCAAATCCGGGTAAATTAAATACACTAAAAACACCTAAAGCCGGACAATACAGTATCGTTCTTTCTGACGGCACCAAAGTATTTCTTAATGCAGAATCCAGCCTGACATACCCCGAAACATTTGGTAGCACCGATCGTATTGTCACCCTCCAGGGAGAAGGCTATTTTGAGGTAACTAAAGATCCGAACCATCGCAAGTTTATCGTAAAAACCACAAAACAAACAACAGAAGTACTGGGTACAAAATTTAACATCAATGCTTACGAAGATGAACCCTTTGTCAAAACTACCCTTGCTGAAGGGTCTGTGCGGGTAAATCCAACAAATAAAAACATCAGTCCGATAACCTTAAAACCTGACGAGCAAACTGTATTACAGGCAAATATGATACGGAGTCAAGAGGTAGATGCCAGCTATGCTATAGGCTGGACACAGGGACAGTTCTGCTTTGACGGAACCAACTCTGAAGAAGTACTTCGGCAAATTGCACGCTGGTATGATGTGGAGATCGAGTATGCCAACAAAAATGCGATCACATATAGTGGAAAAATCCCAAAAAATCTATCGCTGGATAAACTTATAAAACTACTGGAGTTCGCAGATATAAACGTACAGGCAGTGACCAATGCACAAAACAAACGAAAATTAATCATAAACTAA
- a CDS encoding RNA polymerase sigma factor, whose translation MNTSTEHTYLPLLAKIANDDQHAFSELYDIFYPSLSRHILQKIDDSAVAEDLLHDLFLSLWKNRENLVKIESLPAYLYSSCRYLVIAYYKKKTAVEYYDDLSDYDLLLDEQPLEERLHYRYILDIVEQEIENLPEKCKQIFRLSREQFKTNKEIAKDFDISESTVENHINKAIRRLKSVTRQFFHLFL comes from the coding sequence ATGAATACAAGTACAGAACATACCTACCTGCCTTTGTTAGCTAAAATCGCTAATGATGATCAGCATGCTTTTTCTGAACTGTACGATATATTTTACCCATCCTTGTCCCGGCATATTCTTCAAAAAATTGATGATAGTGCCGTAGCCGAAGATTTATTGCATGATCTCTTCCTTAGTTTATGGAAAAACAGGGAGAATTTGGTAAAAATAGAATCTCTGCCGGCTTACCTCTACTCTTCCTGTCGATATCTTGTCATTGCCTACTATAAGAAAAAAACAGCAGTAGAATATTACGATGATTTGTCTGATTATGATCTTCTTCTAGATGAGCAACCTTTGGAAGAACGCTTGCATTACCGCTATATACTGGATATTGTAGAACAGGAGATAGAGAATTTACCTGAAAAATGTAAACAGATTTTCAGACTGAGCAGAGAACAATTCAAAACAAATAAGGAAATTGCAAAAGATTTTGATATTTCCGAATCTACTGTAGAAAACCATATTAACAAGGCTATCAGACGATTAAAATCCGTTACACGTCAGTTTTTTCATCTTTTCCTATAA
- a CDS encoding SusC/RagA family TonB-linked outer membrane protein: MKINLNRLSKKDEMHAAIQRSKDDTLPSCLFHQLSKMHANKTLTSIVMKVQIIAFLMGIGLLQVHANSYGQNITLKHNSITLEGTLKEFEKQSGYVFFYKKADVNPVKNLSVHLEKTPLRQALNTILKDAGFSYEFFDKTVVLKKRPLQRPQAVIKESVLISIPQQVYIRGKVIDESGKPVAGASVRLKSDSRKGVMTTPDGVFNLPITAQNETVIISSIGFKTTEVKVKLEDSPITVRLEKLEQTMKEVVVSTGIFKKEDKSFTGSSRTVTAEELKQFGNRNLVTSLRNIDPSFNIIESNSFGSNPNLIPTIEIRGNSSIPNVGEIQNESNTQLNTPLIILDGFQSNLRTLLDINENDVSSITILKDASATAMYGSRGANGVVVITTKLPKPGRLRVSFGSNLNVENADLGGYHLLKSRDKLELERLAGYYNSPNASTDVPLKRYYNFILNEVNSGVETDWLALPLRTSYGLRNNLRLEGGDGQFRYSAAVQSNNIAGVMKGSDRNTFNGTIILSYTYQNLLFRNYLNINNAKSSESPYGEFSDYVKQNPYWRPYDENGNVNKLLGNPGNRDYDQYWSTLPTNPLYNATLNTYDKNNSTKITNNTSVEWRIIPELNLRAQIGITKENIQGDRFRPAEHTAFANYSGVDLIRKGDYKYSIANGFSYDGSLNMDFNKKIKDVHAIYAGASLNMRQDEFSTYSFIAEGFPNANLDFITMGLQYAKGGKPTGNEQFNRAIGFVANLNYIYDNRYFADFVYRRDGSSQFGANQRFAPFWSAGIGWNIHEEVFFKENTKVNRLKLRGSIGTTGSTNFNSYQAMTTYAYFTDDRYFNWNGAYLLGYGNEDLKWQQALKMNIGTDIELFNRYLLLNTDYYVETTRDLVSSVNTPASNGFPSYTANIGRLRNKGFEVRATVFLKKQVDGFMWSVTGAVLQNRNKVIETSAALKEAQKAIQNMQSDARQMYVEGYSSNAIWVVPSLGIDPSTGKELYLGADGNPTYTWRGKDVIAVGNTDPDLFGNFSTMIRYKGFVFNTSFRYRIGAQQYNSTLVERVEASNYKYNMDERVFFERWQKPGDNVPFKGITNTTPTYKSSRFVQDENTLIMQNFNIQYNFAGAAWLKKMRFENINISADVAEPMYLSTIRRERGTIYPFSRQFSLSINATF; the protein is encoded by the coding sequence ATGAAAATTAATCTAAACCGTCTTTCAAAAAAAGACGAAATGCATGCTGCTATACAACGAAGCAAGGACGATACATTACCCTCCTGTCTCTTTCATCAGCTCAGCAAAATGCATGCAAATAAGACACTAACAAGTATAGTTATGAAAGTGCAAATTATAGCTTTCCTGATGGGGATAGGGCTATTACAGGTACATGCAAATTCGTATGGACAAAACATCACGTTAAAGCACAATAGTATCACGCTGGAAGGCACACTCAAAGAGTTTGAGAAACAAAGTGGTTATGTCTTTTTCTATAAAAAGGCAGATGTAAATCCTGTAAAAAACCTTTCCGTTCATCTGGAAAAAACACCTTTAAGACAGGCTTTAAATACGATCCTCAAAGACGCGGGATTCAGTTATGAATTTTTTGATAAAACTGTGGTTCTGAAGAAAAGACCTTTACAACGGCCTCAGGCAGTCATTAAGGAGAGTGTGCTCATATCGATACCTCAGCAGGTCTATATCAGAGGAAAAGTAATAGATGAAAGTGGAAAGCCTGTAGCAGGTGCTTCTGTACGATTGAAGTCAGATTCAAGAAAAGGCGTCATGACTACTCCAGATGGTGTATTTAACTTGCCGATCACTGCACAGAACGAGACAGTAATTATTTCATCTATCGGATTTAAGACAACAGAAGTAAAAGTTAAGCTGGAAGATTCCCCCATTACTGTTCGCTTGGAAAAATTGGAGCAGACAATGAAAGAAGTTGTGGTATCAACAGGTATTTTCAAAAAGGAAGATAAAAGCTTTACCGGATCCTCCAGAACGGTAACAGCCGAAGAGCTAAAGCAATTTGGCAATCGCAATCTGGTCACTTCACTACGGAATATTGACCCTTCTTTTAATATTATTGAAAGTAACTCATTTGGATCCAACCCTAACCTCATCCCGACAATAGAAATACGTGGAAATTCGAGTATTCCGAATGTGGGAGAAATTCAGAATGAATCTAATACACAACTGAACACCCCTTTAATTATTCTGGATGGTTTCCAGTCTAACTTAAGAACACTATTAGATATCAACGAAAATGATGTTTCATCCATCACCATCTTAAAAGATGCTTCAGCGACTGCCATGTACGGATCACGTGGAGCAAACGGGGTAGTTGTCATCACTACCAAATTGCCAAAGCCCGGCAGATTAAGAGTGAGTTTTGGTTCTAACCTGAATGTGGAAAATGCGGATCTTGGCGGTTATCATTTACTGAAATCAAGAGACAAACTGGAACTAGAGCGTCTGGCGGGATATTATAATTCCCCAAATGCTTCTACCGATGTTCCATTAAAACGTTATTATAATTTTATTCTGAATGAAGTAAACAGCGGTGTTGAAACCGATTGGTTAGCTCTTCCTCTGCGCACTTCTTACGGATTACGGAACAATCTTCGTCTTGAAGGTGGTGATGGTCAGTTCAGGTATTCGGCTGCGGTACAAAGCAACAATATTGCCGGAGTAATGAAAGGATCGGATAGAAATACATTCAACGGAACGATTATCCTCTCCTATACCTATCAAAATTTACTCTTCAGAAATTACCTGAATATAAACAATGCTAAAAGCAGTGAATCTCCTTATGGTGAGTTTTCAGACTATGTCAAACAAAATCCATACTGGCGTCCTTATGATGAAAACGGTAACGTAAATAAATTACTTGGAAATCCTGGAAACCGAGATTACGATCAATACTGGAGTACACTACCCACCAACCCATTGTATAATGCGACGCTGAACACATACGATAAAAACAATTCAACTAAGATTACAAATAATACTTCTGTTGAATGGCGCATTATTCCTGAATTAAATCTGCGGGCACAAATAGGAATTACCAAAGAAAACATTCAGGGAGATCGCTTCAGACCAGCCGAACACACAGCATTTGCCAATTACTCAGGAGTCGATCTGATACGAAAGGGTGATTATAAATATTCCATCGCAAACGGATTTTCTTATGACGGATCATTGAATATGGATTTCAACAAAAAAATTAAAGATGTACATGCTATCTATGCAGGTGCCAGTCTGAACATGCGACAAGACGAATTCTCGACTTATAGTTTTATTGCTGAAGGTTTCCCTAATGCTAATCTGGATTTTATCACGATGGGCTTACAGTATGCCAAAGGCGGAAAACCTACAGGTAATGAGCAATTTAACAGGGCTATCGGCTTCGTGGCGAATCTGAACTACATCTATGACAATCGTTATTTTGCTGATTTTGTATACCGCAGAGATGGTTCATCTCAGTTTGGTGCCAATCAGCGATTTGCGCCTTTCTGGTCAGCGGGTATAGGCTGGAATATTCATGAAGAGGTTTTTTTTAAGGAGAATACTAAAGTCAACAGATTAAAATTAAGAGGATCTATCGGAACTACAGGTTCTACGAATTTTAATTCATATCAGGCAATGACTACCTATGCATACTTTACGGATGACCGTTATTTCAACTGGAACGGAGCATATTTATTAGGATATGGTAATGAAGATCTTAAATGGCAGCAGGCCTTAAAAATGAATATCGGAACAGATATAGAGCTGTTCAACCGCTATTTATTGCTGAACACAGATTATTATGTAGAAACGACCCGGGATTTGGTATCCTCTGTGAATACACCTGCTTCAAACGGTTTCCCGTCTTACACAGCTAACATAGGTCGCTTACGCAATAAGGGCTTTGAAGTTCGGGCAACTGTCTTTCTTAAAAAACAGGTTGATGGATTTATGTGGTCTGTCACAGGAGCAGTCCTCCAAAACCGCAACAAAGTTATAGAAACTTCGGCAGCGTTGAAGGAAGCACAAAAAGCTATACAAAATATGCAGTCAGATGCCCGACAAATGTATGTGGAAGGCTATTCCAGTAATGCCATCTGGGTAGTCCCATCCTTAGGGATAGATCCAAGTACGGGTAAGGAGCTTTACCTTGGTGCAGATGGTAATCCGACATATACATGGAGAGGAAAGGATGTAATTGCTGTAGGTAACACAGACCCGGATTTATTTGGAAATTTCAGTACAATGATCCGTTACAAAGGTTTTGTTTTCAACACTTCTTTTCGTTACAGAATAGGCGCACAACAATACAACAGTACTCTAGTAGAGCGGGTAGAGGCGTCCAATTACAAATACAATATGGATGAACGGGTATTCTTTGAAAGATGGCAAAAGCCGGGAGATAATGTTCCGTTTAAAGGGATTACAAACACGACTCCAACCTACAAATCTTCACGTTTTGTTCAGGATGAAAACACGCTCATCATGCAAAATTTTAATATTCAATACAATTTCGCCGGAGCAGCCTGGTTGAAAAAAATGCGCTTTGAGAATATCAATATTTCAGCCGATGTAGCCGAACCGATGTATCTGTCAACCATTCGTAGAGAACGAGGCACTATTTACCCCTTCTCCAGACAATTTTCCTTAAGTATTAATGCAACATTCTAA